One Pseudanabaena sp. ABRG5-3 DNA segment encodes these proteins:
- a CDS encoding CHASE2 domain-containing protein produces the protein MPTYYLEVEKIESQCRFLLKWGKSQRLPVVAIAYPESLANSYREWQTTYLNYYCHVTIGNSLRGRVQGSGSFSLSNVDWYEKLREAEEKLIRELNFWLRSPELYELWEEVKRSSRLVSTQSQSSNLDATHIDLLITCSEDLLCLPWEAWKLQDEFAPLDTVRIARAVYASTEILPPQSRRRPRVLAIFGDETGLDFQNDREAMQILAALAEIQTICWDAAPSDRVNPKQKICNAIADPQGWDILFFAGHSDQTNLTGGKLLVAPHSSLTMSDLDPYLLQAKERGLQIAIFNSCNGTAIATWLVSKVGIPQAIAMREPIHNQAAQSFLVQFLQNLAQHKDAHTAMFEACRYLQEERLTFPSVYLIPSLFRHPDAPLFKIPPKGIKGLIRRVLPTPLQAIALSTLLAASLMPSLQEWMLDRRVWLQAIYRQQTQRVPQKSPPVLLVQIDEASLQKAAIADPHPMDRHYLAQLVDRLASQNAQIVGIDYLLDRSHRNRKDGKDDGQSDRTSDRILGQAIQNAVDAQKNSKNGTWFVLASVYSEGNWLETLPEIASKNGSIDGHIHMSVQYLPLVQADVPKLPFSYLLAGIHRVRALQRSPLNQTDNLFTQISDILNSQGKTFRSLLDPKAQMLPITDFAQDKFSQAWFHPIVDFSIPPDRIYQTIPAWQLLQEPPKVSDSQIILISANYSEAGVFKQGEDSFSQPSAIHYWLQQSSSTKQRESYTGGEVQAYAIHHFLRDRYVIPVPYAWMMIVFLAGGAILVSFWQPRSHRQVYLVLTITLSLYTLVSIEVYISGGLLLPIVFPAIVAIIYCLPRLTKA, from the coding sequence ATGCCGACTTATTATCTAGAAGTTGAGAAGATCGAAAGCCAATGCCGATTTCTGCTGAAATGGGGAAAAAGTCAGCGCTTACCTGTAGTAGCGATCGCCTATCCAGAAAGTCTGGCTAACAGCTATCGTGAATGGCAGACTACCTATCTCAACTACTATTGTCATGTAACCATCGGCAACTCTTTGCGGGGAAGAGTGCAGGGGAGTGGTAGTTTTTCGCTTTCTAACGTTGATTGGTATGAGAAGCTGCGCGAAGCCGAGGAAAAATTAATTCGGGAGTTAAACTTTTGGTTGCGGAGTCCAGAGCTTTATGAACTATGGGAAGAAGTGAAGCGTTCATCCCGTCTAGTATCTACTCAATCTCAATCATCAAATTTAGACGCAACACATATTGATTTACTGATTACTTGTTCCGAAGATTTGCTGTGCTTGCCTTGGGAAGCATGGAAACTACAGGATGAATTTGCGCCACTAGATACGGTACGCATTGCTAGAGCCGTTTATGCCAGCACCGAAATTTTGCCGCCTCAATCGCGTCGCCGTCCTAGGGTGCTAGCGATTTTTGGTGATGAGACAGGTTTAGATTTTCAAAACGATCGTGAAGCAATGCAGATTCTCGCTGCATTAGCCGAAATCCAGACTATTTGTTGGGATGCTGCACCATCCGATCGCGTCAATCCCAAGCAAAAAATCTGTAATGCGATCGCCGATCCACAGGGTTGGGATATTCTCTTTTTTGCGGGACATAGTGACCAAACTAATTTAACGGGAGGGAAGCTATTAGTTGCCCCCCATAGTTCGCTGACCATGAGCGATTTAGATCCCTATCTATTGCAAGCCAAAGAACGCGGATTACAAATTGCAATTTTCAACTCCTGTAATGGCACTGCGATCGCTACATGGCTAGTCTCTAAAGTGGGAATACCCCAAGCGATCGCCATGCGCGAACCAATCCATAATCAGGCGGCTCAAAGCTTTTTAGTCCAGTTTCTCCAAAATCTCGCGCAACATAAAGATGCTCACACAGCGATGTTTGAAGCCTGTCGCTATTTACAAGAAGAACGCTTAACCTTTCCTTCCGTTTACCTCATTCCTTCCCTATTTCGCCATCCTGATGCGCCTTTATTTAAAATCCCTCCTAAAGGGATCAAGGGCTTGATCAGGCGAGTTTTGCCAACACCATTACAGGCGATCGCCCTTAGTACTTTGCTAGCGGCTAGCCTCATGCCATCCTTACAGGAATGGATGCTAGATCGGCGCGTCTGGCTACAGGCAATCTATCGCCAACAAACCCAGCGCGTTCCTCAGAAATCTCCTCCCGTCCTTTTAGTGCAAATCGATGAGGCATCTTTACAAAAAGCCGCGATCGCTGATCCGCATCCCATGGATCGGCATTATCTAGCCCAATTAGTCGATCGCCTAGCTAGTCAAAACGCTCAGATTGTCGGTATTGACTATTTGCTCGATCGCTCCCATCGCAATCGCAAGGATGGCAAAGATGATGGACAAAGCGATCGCACTAGCGATCGCATTTTAGGACAGGCGATCCAAAATGCTGTAGATGCACAAAAAAACAGCAAAAATGGAACTTGGTTTGTTTTGGCTTCTGTCTATAGCGAAGGTAATTGGCTAGAGACTTTGCCCGAAATTGCTAGCAAAAATGGCAGCATCGATGGTCATATTCATATGTCGGTGCAGTATTTACCCCTAGTGCAAGCTGATGTTCCTAAATTGCCCTTTTCCTACCTATTGGCAGGTATCCATCGAGTGAGAGCATTGCAAAGATCGCCTTTAAATCAAACCGATAATCTATTCACGCAAATATCTGACATCCTCAATTCGCAGGGCAAGACTTTCCGCAGTTTGCTCGATCCTAAAGCACAAATGCTGCCAATCACAGATTTTGCTCAAGATAAATTTAGTCAAGCATGGTTCCATCCGATTGTCGATTTTTCGATTCCACCCGATCGCATTTATCAAACAATTCCTGCATGGCAATTGTTACAGGAACCGCCCAAAGTCTCCGACTCACAAATCATTCTCATTTCCGCTAACTATTCAGAGGCGGGAGTATTTAAGCAGGGTGAGGACTCCTTCTCACAACCATCAGCAATTCATTATTGGCTCCAGCAATCGTCATCAACTAAACAGAGGGAAAGCTATACAGGCGGAGAGGTACAAGCCTATGCAATCCATCATTTTCTCCGCGATCGCTATGTAATTCCTGTTCCCTATGCTTGGATGATGATTGTATTTCTGGCAGGTGGGGCAATTCTCGTCAGCTTTTGGCAACCGCGATCACATCGACAGGTTTATCTTGTGCTGACTATAACCCTCAGCCTATATACCTTAGTCAGTATCGAGGTTTATATTTCGGGAGGCTTGCTTTTACCGATTGTCTTTCCTGCGATTGTTGCGATCATTTATTGTCTACCTAGGTTGACAAAAGCCTAG
- a CDS encoding antitoxin: MNTAKLRMQGNEQLAILPDGFQLVGEEVYIKKVGNAIMLISKNNPWQTLWNSRDLFSDDFMETRDQPPLLESSLSKDWLSEEENEAWKDL; encoded by the coding sequence ATGAACACAGCCAAACTCAGAATGCAAGGCAACGAACAACTAGCCATACTACCAGACGGCTTTCAACTAGTCGGCGAAGAAGTCTATATCAAAAAAGTTGGCAACGCGATCATGCTAATTTCCAAAAATAACCCTTGGCAAACCCTTTGGAATAGCCGCGATCTCTTCTCAGATGACTTTATGGAAACGAGAGATCAACCTCCATTACTCGAATCTTCATTATCAAAAGACTGGCTTAGCGAAGAAGAAAATGAAGCATGGAAGGATTTGTAA